One region of Micromonospora ureilytica genomic DNA includes:
- the rplM gene encoding 50S ribosomal protein L13, with product MRTYSPKPGEIERQWHVIDASDVVLGRLATHAATLLRGKHKPTFAPHVDTGDFVVIVNAGKVALTGNKRQTKVAYRHSGYPGGLKQIGYDELLTKRPERAIELAVKGMLPHNKLGRQLIKKLKVYAGAEHPHLAQQPVPFEIKQIAQ from the coding sequence GTGCGTACGTACAGCCCGAAGCCGGGTGAGATCGAGCGTCAGTGGCACGTCATCGACGCCTCTGATGTCGTGCTGGGCCGCCTGGCCACCCACGCCGCCACGTTGCTGCGTGGTAAGCACAAGCCGACTTTCGCGCCGCACGTCGACACGGGCGACTTTGTCGTCATCGTGAACGCGGGCAAGGTTGCGTTGACCGGCAACAAGCGCCAGACCAAGGTCGCTTACCGCCACTCCGGTTACCCGGGTGGTCTGAAGCAGATCGGCTACGACGAGCTGCTGACCAAGCGTCCCGAGCGGGCCATCGAGCTGGCCGTGAAGGGGATGCTCCCGCACAACAAGCTCGGCCGTCAGCTGATCAAGAAGCTGAAGGTCTACGCCGGTGCCGAGCACCCGCACCTCGCGCAGCAGCCGGTGCCGTTCGAGATCAAGCAGATCGCGCAGTGA
- the rpsI gene encoding 30S ribosomal protein S9, giving the protein MTDIIETEVAPEATEAPEVTEAPAPVARAPRGDRPIQTVGRRKEAIVRVRLIPGTGKITCNGQDLEAYFPSKVHQQLIKDPLVTAEKPEQFDVIANLRGGGTTGQAGALRLGIARALIINEPDDRPALKKAGFLTRDARVKESKKYGLKKARKAPQYSKR; this is encoded by the coding sequence ATGACGGACATCATCGAGACCGAGGTCGCCCCGGAAGCCACGGAGGCCCCCGAGGTCACCGAGGCGCCGGCGCCCGTTGCCCGCGCGCCTCGTGGTGACCGGCCGATCCAGACCGTGGGCCGCCGCAAGGAGGCCATCGTCCGGGTTCGCCTCATCCCGGGCACCGGCAAGATCACCTGCAACGGCCAGGACCTCGAGGCGTACTTCCCGAGCAAGGTGCACCAGCAGCTCATCAAGGACCCGCTGGTCACCGCCGAGAAGCCCGAGCAGTTCGACGTCATCGCCAACCTGCGTGGCGGCGGCACCACCGGCCAGGCCGGTGCGCTCCGGCTGGGCATCGCCCGCGCGCTGATCATCAACGAGCCGGACGACCGCCCGGCCCTGAAGAAGGCCGGCTTCCTCACCCGGGACGCCCGGGTCAAGGAGAGCAAGAAGTACGGCCTCAAGAAGGCCCGTAAGGCTCCCCAGTACTCGAAGCGCTGA
- the glmM gene encoding phosphoglucosamine mutase — protein sequence MGRLFGTDGVRGRANADLTPELALALAVAAAHTLAEKDRSHPPLAVVGRDTRASGEMLEAAVVAGLTSAGANVVRVGVLPTPAVAFLTAEAKADLGVMLSASHNPMPDNGIKLFAAGGHKLPDEIELQIEAAVETNATTAWDRPIGAGVGRVHDLLDGADHYVQHLVGTVAHRLDGIKVVVDCANGAAAEVAPVAYREAGAEVIAIYAEPDGLNINDDCGSNHIDALRAAVVENGAHLGIAHDGDADRCLAVTADGDEVDGDQVMAILAVAMRDAGTLTQDTLVATVMSNLGLRLAMSAQGIRLIETKVGDRYVLEELRASGLALGGEQSGHIVMPAHATTGDGVLTGLHLMARMAATGQSLAELASVVTKLPQVLINVPVGDRTVGAAAPAVRAEVERAEAELGETGRVLLRPSGTEPLVRVMVEAATEATARAVAERIAELVRTASPVTS from the coding sequence ATGGGTCGGTTGTTCGGCACGGACGGCGTACGCGGGCGGGCAAACGCGGATCTCACCCCGGAGTTGGCGCTGGCGCTCGCGGTGGCCGCCGCGCACACACTGGCCGAGAAGGACCGCAGCCATCCGCCGCTCGCCGTCGTCGGCCGGGACACCCGTGCCAGCGGCGAGATGCTGGAGGCCGCGGTGGTCGCCGGTCTGACCAGCGCGGGCGCCAACGTGGTGCGGGTCGGCGTGCTGCCCACCCCCGCGGTGGCGTTCCTCACCGCCGAGGCCAAGGCCGACCTGGGTGTGATGCTCTCCGCGTCGCACAACCCGATGCCGGACAACGGCATCAAGCTCTTCGCCGCCGGTGGCCACAAGCTGCCCGACGAGATCGAGCTGCAGATCGAGGCGGCCGTCGAGACGAACGCCACCACCGCCTGGGACCGGCCGATCGGCGCCGGCGTCGGCCGCGTGCACGACCTGCTCGACGGTGCCGACCACTACGTCCAGCACCTGGTGGGGACCGTCGCGCACCGGCTCGACGGGATCAAGGTCGTTGTCGACTGCGCCAACGGCGCCGCCGCCGAGGTCGCCCCCGTCGCCTACCGGGAGGCCGGCGCGGAGGTCATCGCCATCTACGCGGAGCCCGACGGGCTGAACATCAACGACGACTGTGGCTCCAACCACATCGATGCGCTGCGCGCCGCCGTGGTCGAGAACGGCGCCCACCTGGGCATCGCCCACGACGGCGACGCCGACCGCTGCCTGGCGGTCACCGCTGACGGCGACGAGGTGGACGGCGACCAGGTGATGGCGATCCTCGCGGTGGCCATGCGGGACGCCGGCACGCTCACCCAGGACACCCTGGTGGCCACCGTGATGAGCAACCTCGGGCTGCGGCTCGCGATGTCCGCGCAGGGCATCCGCCTGATCGAGACCAAGGTCGGCGACCGGTACGTGCTGGAGGAGCTGCGCGCCTCCGGGCTGGCGCTCGGCGGTGAGCAGAGCGGCCACATCGTCATGCCCGCGCACGCCACCACCGGCGACGGGGTGCTCACCGGCCTGCACCTGATGGCTCGTATGGCGGCCACCGGTCAGTCCCTCGCCGAGTTGGCCTCGGTGGTCACCAAGCTGCCCCAGGTGTTGATCAACGTGCCGGTCGGCGACCGGACCGTCGGCGCCGCCGCGCCGGCCGTGCGCGCCGAGGTCGAGCGGGCCGAGGCGGAGCTGGGGGAGACCGGTCGGGTGTTGCTGCGCCCGTCGGGCACCGAGCCGCTGGTCCGGGTGATGGTCGAGGCGGCCACCGAGGCGACCGCCCGTGCGGTCGCCGAGCGGATCGCCGAGCTGGTCCGCACCGCGAGCCCCGTCACGTCCTAG
- a CDS encoding class I SAM-dependent methyltransferase — MTHAHPHTSHHGVPHGHQHGHGTDGQAEILDLDAEVLAEHTASITAWLPLETNPRQIVDLGCGTGAGTFALLDRFPDAHVTAVDASAEHLQRLRTTACARGVEERVSRVQANLDDAAWPDLGSPDLVWASASLHHMAHPARVLRAVHDLLTPGGLFAVVELAGFPRFLPESAPENRPGLEERCHAATDRRTAEHLPHRGADWGPMLTAAGFTIEGEHAIAVNIEGSHSAAIGRYALGGLQRIRGAVADTLAPEDLTALDQLLDTGSPHSILRRDDLTMRTERTVWAARRA; from the coding sequence ATGACCCACGCGCACCCGCACACCTCCCACCATGGCGTTCCGCACGGACATCAGCACGGACACGGAACCGACGGCCAGGCAGAGATCCTCGACCTGGACGCCGAGGTCCTCGCCGAGCACACAGCCTCGATCACCGCATGGCTGCCACTGGAGACAAACCCACGGCAGATCGTAGATCTCGGCTGCGGCACGGGCGCCGGCACCTTCGCCCTCCTCGACCGCTTCCCCGACGCGCACGTCACCGCCGTCGACGCGTCCGCCGAACACCTTCAGCGCCTGCGCACAACTGCGTGCGCCCGCGGCGTGGAGGAACGCGTGAGCAGGGTGCAGGCCAACCTCGATGACGCTGCCTGGCCCGATCTCGGCTCACCGGACCTGGTCTGGGCGTCGGCATCGTTGCACCACATGGCCCACCCGGCCCGTGTACTGCGCGCTGTCCACGACCTGCTCACTCCCGGCGGCCTGTTCGCCGTCGTCGAACTGGCCGGCTTTCCCCGGTTCCTCCCGGAAAGCGCCCCCGAGAACCGGCCCGGTCTGGAAGAGCGTTGCCACGCCGCGACCGACCGCCGCACTGCCGAGCACCTGCCCCACCGCGGCGCCGACTGGGGTCCGATGCTGACCGCCGCCGGATTCACGATCGAGGGCGAACACGCCATTGCCGTGAACATCGAGGGCTCCCACAGCGCGGCGATCGGCCGCTACGCCCTCGGTGGCCTGCAGCGCATCCGCGGCGCTGTCGCCGACACGCTCGCTCCCGAGGACCTCACCGCCCTCGATCAGCTCCTCGACACCGGCAGCCCGCACAGCATCCTGCGCCGCGACGACCTGACGATGCGAACCGAGCGCACCGTCTGGGCCGCCCGCCGCGCCTGA
- a CDS encoding XRE family transcriptional regulator produces MTQEDGELDSLVRKRLRALRVAQGWSLEELASRAHLSQSSLSRIENGQRRLALDQLVTLARALDTTLDQLVETATDDVVTSPIIEGTHGGLRWLVKGDPGLSVVRQRMTEPPPENPARMRAHSGREWLVVLSGTAILMLGHRSFRLETNQAAEFPTMMPHAIGTAGGPCDILGIFDRDARRSHQRDDSSGSPE; encoded by the coding sequence ATGACGCAAGAAGATGGCGAGCTGGACAGCCTCGTACGCAAACGCCTCCGCGCCCTGCGGGTGGCGCAGGGCTGGTCCCTGGAGGAACTGGCCAGCCGCGCCCACCTCAGCCAGTCCTCGTTGAGCCGCATCGAGAACGGCCAGCGCCGTCTCGCACTGGATCAGCTGGTCACTCTCGCCCGCGCCCTGGACACCACGCTGGATCAGCTCGTGGAGACCGCCACTGACGACGTCGTCACCAGCCCGATCATCGAGGGCACCCACGGCGGGTTGCGCTGGCTCGTGAAGGGTGACCCCGGCTTGAGCGTGGTGCGCCAGCGCATGACCGAACCACCGCCCGAGAACCCGGCGCGCATGCGTGCCCATTCGGGGCGCGAATGGCTTGTCGTCCTGTCCGGCACAGCGATCCTCATGCTCGGCCACCGCAGCTTTCGCCTCGAGACCAACCAGGCCGCCGAGTTCCCCACGATGATGCCGCACGCGATCGGCACCGCAGGTGGACCGTGCGACATCCTGGGCATCTTCGACCGCGATGCCCGCCGCAGCCACCAGCGCGACGACAGCAGCGGCAGTCCCGAATGA